The nucleotide sequence GAATAAAAGCCAGTCAACTAACGACGCCTACCCAACTGGCTTCCGCATCGCGGTTTATAACTCCATCCTGAAACTGATCGAGTCTATTGAGCTGTTAATTGTGGGTTTCGATAAAAAATCCAGAGAATTTAATGACATTCTAAAAATGGGTCGTACCCAATTACAGGATGCTGTTCCCATGACACTGGGGCAGGAATTCAACGCATTCTCTATCCTGTTGAAAGAAGAAGTTAAAAACCTCAACCGAACCTCTGAATTACTGCTGGAAATTAACCTTGGCGCTACTGCTATCGGTACCCGCTTGAATACAGCACCAGGTTATCAGAAATTGGCGGTTGAAAAACTGGCGGAAGTTTCAGGTTTACCTTGCGTACCAGCCGAAGACCTGATTGAAGCCACTTCTGACTGTGGGGCTTACGTTATGGTCCACGGTGCTCTGAAGCGCCTGGCTGTCAAACTGTCTAAAATTTGTAATGACCTGCGTTTGCTTTCTTCTGGCCCTCGTGCTGGCCTGAATGAAATCAACCTACCAGAATTACAGGCAGGCTCTTCTATTATGCCGGCAAAAGTGAACCCGGTTATTCCAGAAGTTGTGAATCAGGTTTGCTTCAAAGTTATTGGTAACGATATTTGTGTTACTATGGCGTCCGAAGCAGGCCAGTTACAGCTCAATGTAATGGAACCTGCTATCGGTCAGGCCATGTTTGAATCTATCTCCCTGCTAAGCAACGCTTGCCGCAACCTGGTAGAAAAATGCGTTAATGGCATCACGGCTAACAAAGAAGTTTGCGAAAATTTCGTATTCAACTCGATCGGTATCGTGACATATCTGAACCCATTCATCGGTCACCATAATGGTGACATTGTTGGTAAAATTTGTGCTGAAACCGGTAAAAGTGTTCGTGAAGTCGTTCTGGAACGAGGCTTACTGACCGAAACTCAATTGGATGACATCTTCTCTGTAGAGAACCTAAAATGCCCATCTTACAAGGCAAAACGTTTTGACGATTAAGTTGTTGAATATAATAAAAAATAGCTCTTAGCAACAAGGCACGCAACTCCAACTGGATAGCGTGCCTTTTTACTTCCCTACATGCACAAAGTATTAACCTAAAATTTTCAAATTTTTAATTATTTCAAGGAGTCACTATTATGTTAGCCGTAGAATTGATTATCGTTCTGCTGGCCATCTTCCTGGGTGCAAGATTAGGGGGAATTGGCATTGGATTTGCCGGTGGTCTTGGCGTTCTGGTGCTGGCTGTAATTGGCGTTAAACCAGGGCATATCCCATTTGATGTTATTTCCATCATTATGGCAGTTATCGCCGCTATCTCTGCAATGCAGGTTGCCGGTGGTCTGGATTATCTGGTTCAGCAAACTGAAAAACTGCTGCGTAAAAACCCAAAATACATCACGATACTCGCACCTATCGTTACCTATTTCCTGACACTGTTTGCAGGTACAGGTAACATCTCCCTGTCAGCACTGCCTGTTATTACCGAAGTTGCGAAAGAGCAAGGCATTAAGCCATGCCGTCCACTTTCCACTGCGGTTGTAGCGGCCCAAATTGGCATCACCGCCTCACCAATTTCCGCGGCGGTCGTTTATATGTCTTCTCTGATGGAAGGCCACGGCGTTAGCTATATCCATCTGTTAATGGTGCTATTACCATCCACTTTCGCCGCTATCGTTCTGATGTCTTTCATCATCTCCTGGGCGTTTAATTCCAAGTTGTCTGATGACCCCATTTACTTAAAGCGCTTGGAAGACAACTTGGTAACTCTGCGTGGCAGCAAACAAATTGAGATTAAACCAAGGGCTAAAGCTTCCGTTCTGTTATTCCTGTCCGGTGTTATCAGTGTTGTTATTTACGCTATCGTCAATAGCCCAAGCATCGGTCTGGTTGAAGAACCTCTGATGAACACCACTCACGCCATTCTGATCATTATGTTGAGTGTCGCAACTATCACAACGATGTTCTGTTCAGTTGATACTGACGCCATTCTGAACTCCAGTACCTTTAAAGCGGGTATGAGCGCATGTATCTGTATTCTAGGTGTTGCATGGCTAGGAGATACTTTTGTTCAGGCAAACATGGATTGGATTAAAGGCACCGCTGGAGACTTAATCCACTCTCAACCTTGGTTGCTAGCGATCATTTTCTTCTT is from Photorhabdus laumondii subsp. laumondii and encodes:
- the aspA gene encoding aspartate ammonia-lyase; amino-acid sequence: MSNNIRIEEDLLGKREVPAEAYYGIHTLRAIENFHISNNTINDVPEFIRGMVMVKKAAALANKELQTIPKKIADIIIKACDEVLYTGRCMDQFPVDVFQGGAGTSLNMNTNEVLANIGLELLGHKKGEYEYLNPNDHLNKSQSTNDAYPTGFRIAVYNSILKLIESIELLIVGFDKKSREFNDILKMGRTQLQDAVPMTLGQEFNAFSILLKEEVKNLNRTSELLLEINLGATAIGTRLNTAPGYQKLAVEKLAEVSGLPCVPAEDLIEATSDCGAYVMVHGALKRLAVKLSKICNDLRLLSSGPRAGLNEINLPELQAGSSIMPAKVNPVIPEVVNQVCFKVIGNDICVTMASEAGQLQLNVMEPAIGQAMFESISLLSNACRNLVEKCVNGITANKEVCENFVFNSIGIVTYLNPFIGHHNGDIVGKICAETGKSVREVVLERGLLTETQLDDIFSVENLKCPSYKAKRFDD
- a CDS encoding anaerobic C4-dicarboxylate transporter, producing the protein MLAVELIIVLLAIFLGARLGGIGIGFAGGLGVLVLAVIGVKPGHIPFDVISIIMAVIAAISAMQVAGGLDYLVQQTEKLLRKNPKYITILAPIVTYFLTLFAGTGNISLSALPVITEVAKEQGIKPCRPLSTAVVAAQIGITASPISAAVVYMSSLMEGHGVSYIHLLMVLLPSTFAAIVLMSFIISWAFNSKLSDDPIYLKRLEDNLVTLRGSKQIEIKPRAKASVLLFLSGVISVVIYAIVNSPSIGLVEEPLMNTTHAILIIMLSVATITTMFCSVDTDAILNSSTFKAGMSACICILGVAWLGDTFVQANMDWIKGTAGDLIHSQPWLLAIIFFFCSALLYSQAATAKALMPMALALNVTPLTAIASFSAVSGLFILPTYPTLVAAVQMDDTGTTRIGRFVFNHPFFIPGTIGVALAVAFGFLFGSMIL